A stretch of the Aggregatibacter sp. HMT-949 genome encodes the following:
- a CDS encoding DUF2827 family protein, with amino-acid sequence MNASKKYKIGITFNLESEISDIWANGANQNVIHLYNLFKHSSLVENVVLVSWGAARRTTPPEGFLLDGLDINFAYIDDVIDELDVLIEGMLVIEPHQIERMRAHGGKTVCYKMGNDMIMDAENMLFNRPTSRTFNGTAFDAVWTFPHHENTCRSYFHTMYRCPVYIVPFIWSPVFCDKVIGWLKRDHNLDFGYCPNPTKTAKRIASFESNAHIVKTCFIPILIAEQAYRMQPEKIEHVFMCNTYDKREDPTFRNFIGHTDIVRDNIMSVEARYQMPDFLTRYVDVVLSHQWENGLNYAYNDALYGGYPFIHNSKLIPKGVGYYYDQFDAEEGAKVLLEVIENHDKRHDEYVKRANEYLDSQLPTNPLNICYYEQELLRLFK; translated from the coding sequence ATGAACGCAAGCAAAAAATACAAAATAGGTATCACCTTTAATTTAGAATCCGAGATCTCAGATATTTGGGCAAACGGCGCAAATCAAAATGTCATTCATCTTTACAATTTATTTAAACACTCTTCTTTAGTAGAAAATGTCGTATTGGTTTCTTGGGGTGCAGCAAGACGCACTACGCCGCCGGAAGGTTTTTTACTTGACGGATTGGATATTAACTTTGCCTACATTGACGATGTCATTGACGAGCTTGACGTATTAATAGAGGGAATGTTGGTCATAGAACCGCATCAAATCGAGCGGATGCGCGCTCACGGCGGCAAAACCGTATGCTATAAAATGGGTAACGATATGATTATGGATGCGGAAAATATGCTGTTTAATCGTCCGACTTCGCGTACCTTTAACGGCACCGCATTCGATGCGGTTTGGACTTTTCCGCACCATGAAAATACCTGTCGATCTTATTTCCACACGATGTACCGCTGTCCGGTTTATATCGTACCGTTTATTTGGTCGCCTGTGTTTTGCGATAAAGTAATCGGTTGGTTGAAAAGAGATCACAACCTTGATTTCGGCTATTGCCCGAATCCAACAAAAACAGCAAAACGTATCGCTTCCTTTGAATCAAATGCACATATTGTGAAAACCTGTTTCATACCGATTTTGATCGCCGAACAGGCTTATCGCATGCAACCTGAAAAAATCGAACATGTTTTTATGTGCAACACCTATGATAAACGGGAAGATCCGACTTTCCGCAATTTTATCGGCCACACCGATATCGTACGCGATAATATTATGAGTGTGGAAGCACGTTACCAAATGCCGGATTTCTTAACCCGTTATGTGGACGTCGTATTAAGCCACCAATGGGAAAATGGCTTAAACTATGCTTATAACGACGCGCTATACGGCGGTTACCCGTTTATCCATAATTCCAAATTAATTCCAAAAGGCGTCGGTTATTATTATGATCAATTCGATGCCGAAGAAGGCGCCAAAGTGTTGCTCGAGGTCATCGAAAATCACGACAAACGGCACGATGAATACGTCAAACGCGCAAATGAGTATCTTGATTCGCAACTGCCAACCAACCCGCTCAATATCTGTTATTACGAACAAGAACTGTTGCGTCTGTTTAAATAA
- the glpE gene encoding thiosulfate sulfurtransferase GlpE — translation MSFQEITPQQAWQMAQQGAVLADVRDAQRYANAHPKGAFHLTNQTFLQFETLVDFDSPIILSCYHGVSSRNVAAFLVEQGYENVFSVIGGFEGWIKASLPVETGY, via the coding sequence ATGTCATTTCAAGAAATAACCCCGCAACAAGCCTGGCAAATGGCACAACAAGGCGCGGTGTTGGCCGACGTACGCGACGCGCAACGTTATGCTAATGCACACCCGAAAGGCGCTTTTCATTTGACCAATCAGACTTTTCTGCAATTTGAAACATTGGTAGATTTTGATTCGCCAATTATTTTGAGTTGTTATCACGGCGTGAGTAGCCGAAATGTTGCCGCTTTTTTAGTTGAGCAAGGTTACGAAAATGTGTTTAGCGTGATTGGGGGATTTGAAGGCTGGATAAAAGCGAGCTTGCCGGTGGAAACGGGCTATTGA
- the rarD gene encoding EamA family transporter RarD codes for MLKGILISLLASFLFGYMYYFSTLLKPLSGTDIFGYRMIFTFPFVVFAVLMFKQKNALLERLKHIKNQPYFAFSYFFCGALMGFQMWLFLWAPNNGSSLSVSFGYLLLPIVMVAAGRLIFKERISTFKFIAVLIATLGVISNIVLKGGLSWEAVVICIGYTTYFSVRKALKNTDLASFCLEMLSLMPISVYFALQTDFALVEQSNSAIWGLLILLGLISGTALIAYVIASNKLPMNLLGLLGYVETIMMLFVSFFIGEKIDAQSYPLFICLILSMSLVIIDGLYKQQARGS; via the coding sequence ATGCTCAAAGGCATTCTCATTTCATTGTTAGCCTCTTTTCTATTCGGCTACATGTATTATTTTTCCACCTTGCTCAAACCTTTGAGTGGCACGGATATCTTCGGCTATCGAATGATTTTCACCTTTCCTTTCGTCGTATTTGCGGTGTTGATGTTTAAACAAAAAAACGCCTTGCTTGAACGCTTAAAACACATCAAAAATCAGCCTTATTTTGCCTTTTCTTATTTTTTTTGCGGCGCACTGATGGGTTTTCAAATGTGGCTTTTTTTATGGGCGCCGAATAATGGTAGTTCGTTAAGCGTATCGTTTGGTTATTTGTTGTTGCCGATCGTGATGGTCGCCGCCGGACGCTTGATTTTCAAAGAACGCATTTCCACTTTTAAATTCATTGCGGTGCTAATTGCGACGCTCGGCGTCATTTCTAATATAGTGCTTAAAGGCGGATTGTCGTGGGAAGCGGTAGTCATTTGCATAGGTTATACCACTTACTTCTCGGTGCGAAAAGCGTTGAAAAATACCGATCTTGCTTCCTTTTGTTTGGAAATGCTAAGTTTAATGCCGATTAGCGTTTATTTTGCGTTGCAAACGGATTTCGCTTTAGTGGAACAAAGCAATTCGGCGATTTGGGGTCTGCTGATATTACTCGGACTCATCAGTGGCACCGCATTGATTGCTTATGTGATCGCCAGTAATAAATTACCGATGAATTTGCTCGGCCTGCTTGGTTATGTGGAAACTATTATGATGCTGTTCGTTTCTTTTTTTATCGGCGAAAAAATTGATGCGCAAAGTTATCCGCTTTTTATTTGTTTAATTTTGTCCATGAGCCTGGTGATTATTGATGGCCTGTACAAACAACAGGCGAGAGGATCTTAA
- the ilvY gene encoding HTH-type transcriptional activator IlvY has protein sequence MDFQDLNLFIKLTETQNFAKTATQNHMSPSTLSRQIQRLEDELGKILFIRDNRQVTLTEHGEKFLQFAKTEWQNWRQFRQQFNDEDELSGELKLFCSVTASYSHLPQVLKQFRQRYPKVEIRLTTGDPASALELIQTQQADLALAGKPQNLPASVAFHKIDNISLSLIAPRVACLATQLLQETPINWQQMPFIFPLEGHARQRIEQWLREEKQIKHPKIYATVAGHEGIVPMVGLGFGLAMLPDAVIDNSPMNHQISRLNLDVPIAPFELGICTQKRNLEQPLIRAFWAMLE, from the coding sequence ATGGACTTTCAAGATCTTAATTTATTTATAAAACTCACCGAAACCCAAAACTTCGCTAAAACCGCTACCCAAAACCATATGTCGCCCTCCACCCTTTCCCGTCAAATTCAACGGCTTGAAGATGAATTGGGAAAAATCCTTTTTATCCGCGATAACCGCCAAGTTACGCTGACCGAACACGGCGAGAAATTTTTACAATTTGCTAAAACCGAATGGCAAAATTGGCGACAATTTCGTCAACAGTTCAACGACGAGGACGAATTAAGCGGCGAATTGAAACTGTTTTGCTCGGTAACCGCGTCCTATAGCCATTTGCCGCAAGTGTTAAAGCAATTTCGCCAGCGCTATCCTAAAGTGGAAATTCGGCTGACTACCGGTGATCCGGCATCGGCGTTGGAATTGATTCAAACCCAACAGGCGGATCTCGCCCTTGCGGGTAAGCCGCAAAATTTACCGGCGAGCGTGGCGTTTCATAAAATCGATAACATTTCACTTTCTTTGATTGCACCTCGCGTGGCTTGTTTAGCCACCCAGCTTTTGCAAGAAACACCGATAAACTGGCAACAAATGCCGTTTATTTTTCCGTTGGAAGGGCATGCTCGACAACGGATTGAGCAATGGTTGCGTGAAGAAAAACAGATTAAACATCCGAAAATTTACGCTACCGTGGCCGGTCATGAAGGCATTGTGCCGATGGTAGGTTTGGGTTTCGGATTGGCGATGTTACCCGATGCGGTGATTGATAACAGTCCAATGAATCATCAAATTTCGAGACTAAATCTCGACGTGCCGATTGCGCCTTTCGAGCTTGGTATTTGTACACAAAAAAGAAATCTTGAACAGCCCTTGATCCGTGCATTTTGGGCGATGTTGGAATAG
- the ilvC gene encoding ketol-acid reductoisomerase: MANYFNTLNLRQKLDQLGRCRFMNREEFADEANFLKGKKIVIVGCGAQGLNQGLNMRDSGLDISYALRPEAIKEKRASFQRATENGFNVGTYEELIPTADLVINLTPDKQHSKVVADVMPLMKKNSAFGYSHGFNIVEVGEQIRKDITVVMVAPKCPGTEVREEYKRGFGVPTLIAVHPENDPQGEGMAIAKAWAAATGGHRAGVLESSFVAEVKSDLMGEQTILCGMLQAGSIVCYDKLVADGKDPAYAGKLIQYGWETITEALKQGGITLMMDRLSNSAKLRAFELSEQIKESLGFLYYKHMDDIISGHFSATMMADWANGDKDLFAWREATGKTAFENAPKYDGKISEQEYFDNGVLMIAMVKAGVELAFDAMVASGIYEESAYYESLHELPLIANTIARKRLYEMNVVISDTAEYGNYLFSNVATPILAKEIIPHLQKGDLGEPTPTVEIDNITLRDVNDAIRNHPVELIGQELRGYMTDMKRIAVAG, translated from the coding sequence ATGGCTAACTATTTCAACACATTGAATTTACGTCAAAAATTAGACCAATTAGGTCGTTGTCGTTTTATGAATCGCGAAGAATTCGCTGATGAAGCGAATTTCTTAAAAGGCAAAAAAATCGTGATCGTAGGTTGCGGTGCGCAAGGCTTAAACCAAGGGCTAAATATGCGTGATTCCGGTTTGGACATCAGCTACGCATTACGTCCGGAAGCTATTAAGGAAAAACGCGCATCATTCCAACGCGCAACAGAAAACGGTTTTAACGTTGGCACTTACGAAGAATTAATTCCAACTGCGGATTTAGTCATCAACTTAACACCGGATAAACAACACTCTAAAGTAGTGGCGGACGTTATGCCGTTAATGAAAAAAAATTCGGCCTTCGGTTATTCACATGGTTTCAACATCGTGGAAGTAGGCGAGCAAATTCGTAAAGACATCACCGTAGTAATGGTGGCGCCGAAATGCCCGGGTACCGAAGTGCGTGAAGAATACAAACGCGGTTTCGGCGTGCCGACATTAATCGCGGTTCACCCTGAAAACGACCCACAAGGCGAAGGCATGGCAATTGCGAAAGCGTGGGCAGCAGCAACCGGTGGTCATCGCGCGGGTGTGTTGGAATCTTCCTTCGTAGCGGAAGTGAAATCTGATTTAATGGGCGAACAAACGATTCTGTGTGGTATGTTACAAGCCGGCTCCATCGTCTGTTACGACAAACTCGTGGCTGACGGTAAAGATCCGGCATACGCGGGTAAATTAATCCAATACGGTTGGGAGACGATTACCGAAGCGTTAAAACAAGGCGGTATTACCTTAATGATGGATCGCTTATCTAACAGCGCAAAATTACGTGCGTTTGAGCTTTCCGAACAAATCAAAGAAAGCCTCGGTTTCTTATATTACAAACACATGGATGACATTATTAGCGGTCACTTCTCTGCCACCATGATGGCCGACTGGGCAAACGGTGATAAAGACTTATTTGCATGGCGCGAAGCGACCGGCAAAACCGCTTTTGAAAACGCACCGAAATATGATGGCAAAATCAGCGAGCAAGAATATTTCGACAATGGCGTATTAATGATTGCAATGGTAAAAGCAGGTGTTGAATTGGCTTTTGATGCCATGGTAGCGAGCGGTATTTATGAAGAATCCGCCTACTACGAATCTTTGCATGAATTACCATTAATTGCCAATACCATCGCGCGTAAACGCTTGTATGAAATGAACGTGGTGATTTCCGATACGGCAGAATACGGCAACTATTTGTTCTCTAACGTTGCAACGCCGATTCTTGCCAAAGAAATTATCCCTCACCTTCAAAAAGGCGACTTGGGTGAACCGACCCCAACCGTTGAAATCGACAACATCACTTTACGCGATGTAAATGACGCAATTCGTAATCACCCGGTAGAATTAATTGGTCAAGAATTACGCGGTTATATGACGGATATGAAACGTATCGCAGTTGCGGGTTAA